The nucleotide window TCTCCAGCGCGCTCGCCGCGGCCGCGCAGGGTCACCCGCGCGGCGGCGCCAAGCTCGGCGCTGACCTGGACCTGAAGATCCCGGACAGCATCGCGAAGGGTAGCTACCGCACCACCCTCACGATCACTGCTCTGAGCAGCTGACCGGACTGTTCCATTGGGCGGGGTAGGCACCTTCGGGGCCTACCCCGCCACCGGTTCACCCACTATCAAGATCACCACAAGGACTTGAGATGCAACCGTCCGTAACTCGCTGGAAGACCACGACCGCCGCACGCCTCCGTGCGACAGAACTGTCACTGCTCGCCGTCGTCGCGGCCGTCGGCGTCGGTGCCGGTCCCGCCCTGGCCGCGGACGGTAACGTCGCCTGGACGGTCCGGACGGCCTCCAACGGCTACGGCGAAGCCCGGTCCAGCTACAGCTACAACGTCAACCCGGGTGGCGCTGTCGAGGACGCCATGGTCGTGGCCAACCGCGGCCCGGCGCCGCTGACCCTCTCCGTGTACGCGGCCGACGGCTTCACCACCGACGCCGGCCAGCTCGACCTGCTCACCAAGGACAAGAAGTCCGTCGCGATCGGCGCCTGGGTGAAGCCGAACGCCGGCAGCGTCGTGATCCAGCCCGGAAAGACCGCCCCGGTTCCGTTCAAGGTCAGCGTCCCGGAGAACGCCACGCCCGGGGACTACGTCGGTGGCATCCTGACCACGCTGACCCAGGCCGACCAGGCTGAGGGGATCAACGTCGACCGGCGCCTCGGCATCCGGATCAAGTTGCGGGTGGGCGGCGAGCTGAAGCCGAACCTCGCGATCGAGAACCTGCACGTGACGTACGCCGGACCGACCAACCCGTTCAGCAAGGGTGACGCCACCATCACCTACAAGGTCCACAACGTCGGCAACGCGGCCCTGTCCGGTAAGCAGGCGGTGACCGTCTCGGGCCCGTTCGGCCTGCTGCGGGTGCGGGCGGAGGACGTCGCCGCGCCGCCGGAGCTGCTTCCGGGCGAGAGCTGGAACGTGACGGTGCCCGTACGCGGGGTGGCTCCCGCCATCTCGCTGGCCGCGATCGCGACAGTGACACCCCTGCTCACCGACGCCTCGGGCTCCACCACCTCGCTCAAGCCGGTCCAGGTCACCGCGCACGGCTGGGCCCTGCCCTGGATGCTGGTGCTGGTGATCGTCGTGCTGATCGCCGTGCTCGTCGGGGCGTACCTGTACCGGCGCCGCAACCGGGCGCAGAGCAAGGCACGCGAGGACGCCCGCGTACGCGACGCCGTCGAGCAGGCGCTTCGTGGCCCGGAGCCGCAGACCTCCTGATCGCGGCTCCGGTCAACTCGGCTGGCTTCGGCCGGCGGCGGTTCCCGCGCGGTGGGTCAGGCCGATCGCGATCGCGATCACAGCGACCACCAGCACCGCCGCCGGCACGGATGCCCAGGTCGGGGCCGTACGCAGCACCACAGTGCCGAGCACGGCGCCCACCACCAGCCCCGCCAGTCGGCCGACGCCACCCACGTCGGCGAACCGGTGCGGGTCGACGACGCGACGCCTGACCAACTCGGTGAGCGAGCCGGTCAGGTAGGTGGTCGACGCACCCCGTACGCCGGCGGCCACGGTGATCACGCTCTGGATGCCGCTCGACACGGCCGCCATCGCCAGCAGCACGAGCCCGAAGCCGTACCCGGGACGTGCCGAGCAGGCCAACCAGCCCACGGTGAAGCCGAGCAGCAGCACCGCCTCGACCGACGTCACCACAGCGGTACGGCGGTTCCAACCCGGCGGGGTGTGGCGCAACGGCACGGTGGCACCGGCCACGCCCACCGCGTACCCGCCGACCGCCACCACCGCCCCCGCGAGCGAGCGGGTGTCTGCCGTGGCGAGCGCGTGGCCGAAGTGCACGAGGTTGCCGGTGATCACGCTGGCGAAGTAGCCGTTGAGCTTGGTCAGACAGATCACGTCGATGCAGCCGGAGGCCGCGGCGAGTGCCACCAGGAGCCAGGCCGTGGCCCGCGTCGACGGAGCGTGCACGATGCCCCTTCCGTCGGTCCAGCGGCCAGTGCGACGCGCCCCGGCGCGGTACGCGGACATTCCCGTGCCCGCCCCGGCTACGCCTGCCGAGCCTGGGCGTTCGTCCTTGTGGGTGAACGACGCTCAGCTCCGGGCCACGACTGTCCCCCAGCCGGCATGCTGCGACGGTGACGCCGGCACGGAGAGGGAATCCACATGGTTGACGGGGATGTGCCAGAGCGGATGCAGGCCGCGGCCTTGGACGAGTTCGGCGGCCCGGAGGTGATCACCCTGCGGAAGCTGCCGATCCCGCAGGTCGCCGACGACGAGGTGCTGATCAAGGTCTTGAGCGCGGGTGTCGGGGTGTGGGACGCGTACGAGCGGCAGGGCGTGCTGGTGCCGGAGGGTTCGGCGCTGCCGATCGTGCCCGGCTCCGACGGCGCCGGAACGGTCATCGCTGCCGGCAGCAAGGTGACCAGCCTGAAGGTGGGCGACCTGGTCTACGTCTCCGCCACGGCCCGCCCGAAGGGCGGCTTCTACGCCGAGTACGCGTCGGTCAAGGCGGAGTACGCGGCGAAGGTGCCCGACGGTGTGCCAGCCGAGCATGCCGGCGCCATGCCCACCGACGCGCTGACCGCGTTGGCCGGGCTCGACGCGATCAGCCTGTCGGCCGGCGCCTGGCTGCTGATCTTCGGTGCGAGCGGTGGTCAGGGCCACCTGGCCGTGCAGTTGGCGAAGCGGCAGGGGCTGAACGTGATCGCTGTGGCATCCGGGGCGGACGGCGTCGCGCTGGTGACCCGGCTCGGAGCCGACGTGTCCCTCGACGGCCACGGCGACATGACCGACGTGCTGGCCACGATCCGGGATGCCGCGCCGGGCGGAGTGAACGCCATCCTGGCGATGGCCGGCGGCGGAACGCTGGACCGGCTCACCGAGGCGCTGGCCGACGGCGGGGTGGTCGCGTACGCCCACGGGGTGCAGCCGGAGCCGCAGGAACGGCCGGGCGTCACGGTCCGCGCGTACGACGGCGAATCGAACCCTCGACAGTTGCAGCGCCTCAACGAACTCATCGAGGCCGGGCCGTTCGTGGTGCACGTCGCGGAGAAGTTCCCGCTGGGCAAGGTGCGGGATGCGCACAAGCGCCTACAGACGTCCTACGCCGGCAAGCTCCTGCTGACGGTCGCCTGAGACGTCAGGGCGTGCGCTGTTGCGGCACGCGTACCGAAGCCATGCCGGCCGCCGTCGCGGCCTGGATGCCCAGGTCGGTGTCCTCGAAGACCAGGCAGGACTCCGGCGTTACGCCGAGCTGCTCCGCCGCGAGCAGGAACGCCTGCGGGTCGGGCTTGGCCCGGGTGTAGTCGTCGGCGCAGACCAGCACGTCGAACCGGTCCAGCAGGCCGAGCGCGTCCAGGGAAGCGGTGACCGACGCGCGGGTGCTGCCGGAGACGACGGCGAACGGGACCCGCCGGTGCGCGTCGTGGATGTGCGCCAGCACCTCGGGCACGGCGGCGAGCTGCGGCAGCAACTCCTGGTAGTAGCTCTCCCGGCGTTCGACGACTGTCGCCACCGGCATGGCCAGACCCTGCTGCTCGTTCAGGGCGACGATGATGTCGGCGGTGGGCCGGCCGCCCCAGGCGTAGAAGAGGTCCTCCGGGAACTCGCAGCCCCACTCCTGCAGGGCCTGCTGCCAGGCCAGGTAGTGCAGCGGCATCGAGTCGACGATGGTGCCGTCGCAGTCGAACAGGTACGCGGCGAACGGGCCGGGAGGCAGAGGCAGACTCACCCGGGGAAGGGTACAGCTCACTCGCCCGTGACGGTCTTCAGCTGTTCGAGCAGGTACGCGCGCTCCGGTTCGGTGCCGACAAGCGTCAACGCGCTGCGGTACGCGGCCGCGGCCTCGTCGTACCGTCCGAGCCTGCGCAGCAGGTCGGCCCGCGCCGCCGGATAGGGATGATGGCCGCGCAGGCGCGGATCGTCGGCCAACCCGTCGAGCAGCGCGAGCCCGGCCTCCGGCCCGTCCCGCATGGCCACCGCGGCGGCCCGGTTGAGCGCGACGATCGGTGAGGGCACCAGGCCGAGCAGCACGTCGTAGAGCGCCACCACCTGCGGCCAGTCGGTGCTGGCCACGTCGGCGGCCTCGTCGTGCAGCGCGGCGATGGCGGCCTGCAGGCCGTACGGGCCGGGCGCTCGGCCGGTCAGCGAAACCACCACCAGGCCGCACCCCTCCTCGATCATCTGACGGTCCCAGCGTCCGCGATCCTGGTCGTCGAGGAGGATCATGGTGCCGTCCGGTCCGGTACGCGCGTCGCGTCGGGCGTGGACCAGCAACATCAGGCCGAGCAGCCCGGCGACCTCCCGCTCGGCGGGCAGCAGCCGGCGCAGGATCCGGCCCAGCCGGATGGCCTCCTCGGCCAGGTCGATCCGTTGCAGATCCGGGCCGGAGCTGGCCGCGTACCCCTCGGTGAAGACCGAGTAGACGGCCTGGAGCACGGTGGGCAGACGACCGGGCAACTCGTCGGGGCCCGGCACCCGGAACGGGATGCGTGCGTCGCGGATCTTCCGCTTGGCCCGGACGAGTCGCTGGGCCATGGTGGCGGTCGGCACCAGGAAGGCCCGCGCGACCTCGGCCGTGGTGAGGCCGGCCAGGAACCGCAGCGTGAGGGCGCCACGGTCCTGCGCGGCCAGGGCCGGGTGCGCACAGGTGAAGAAGAGCGCCAACCGGTCGTCGGGCAGGTCACGGTCCGCGTCGGCGGGCGGCGCGTGATCGGCCCGCTCGGCCTCCGCCCGGAGTACGGCGAGCCGGGTCGCCAGCACCCGGTCGCGGCGCAGCCGGTCCACGGCTCGACGCCGAGCCGTGGTGAGCAGCCAGGCGCCCGGCCGACTCGGGACGCCGTCGGTCGGCCAGTGCGTCAGTGCCGCCTCGATGGCCTCGGAGGCGACCTCCTCGGCCAGGTCGAGGTCGCCGAAGCGGCGCACCAGCGAGGCGAGCAGTCGGCCGCGTTCCTCCCGGAACACCGCCTCCACCGACGACCCGACCGCCACCTCCTCACCCGGCACGGTCAGACCTGCACGTCGATCTCGAAGATCGGACGGACCTGGACCGACCCGGTGCCGATGGCCCCGGGGCTGCGGGCGGCCCACTCCAGCGCGGCGTCGAGGTCCGGCACGTCGATGACGTCGTACCCGCCGAGCAGCTCTCGGGTCTCGGCGAACGGCCCGTCGGTGATCGTGCGCTCGCCGCCGGGGCCCACCTGCACTGTCGTGCAGGTGGTCAGGTCCTGTAGCGGATGCCCGGAGACCCAGACCCCGGCGTCCTTCATCTCCCGGTCGTAGCGGACCCAGTCCTCGAAGCTGCACCCGTTGTCGACGACCTCCCCGTCGACCATGGGGCTCATGAACAGCAGCATGTACTTCACGTTTCGGCTCCTCTCGGTGCGGCGTGTCGCCGTACAGCATGACGACGCACGGGGGCCGGGGATATCGACACGGCCGGTCAGGTTTTTTGTGACCGGGCGGCACCCGGCGCCGCTCCGAAGAGCAGGAAGAACCGCTCGGCCGCCGTGCTGTCGCCGTGCACCTCGATCTTGCCCGTGGAGACCGCCGACCGCAGCGGCGTGCCGCCGAACATCAGGTCCCGCAGCGCTCTGACCGTGCCGGTGACCGTGACGTCGACCTGACCCGACCGGCCACGGACCACGCTGATCCCACTCGGGGACACCCCCACCTCGAAGGCGTCGGCGCCCACCTGCAACCGGAGTCGAGCGGTCACCGGCGCGTCGGTCGGTGGTCGGTAGAGGGCCTTCAGCAACAGCATGAACGCGTCGGTGCTCATCTCGACGTCCGGCTCCGCGGGCAGGCCGGCGCCCCACCGCGACAGCTCGATCAGTGTCGGCTCCAGTTGCCTACCGCGTTCGGTCAGCTCGTACGCGTGCACGCTGGCGGGTGGCCCGAGCTGCACCCGCCGGACGATGCCGGACTGCTCCAGCTCCCGCAGTCGCTGGCTGAGCACGTTCTGGCTGGCCTTCGGCAGGCCGGCCCGCAGATCACCGAAACGCTTCGGGCCGAACACCAACTCTCGGACGACCAACAGCGCCCAGCGCTCGCCGACGATGTCCATCGTGCGTGCCGCCCCGCAGGCGTCCTGGTAAGTCCGCTGAGTCACATCGCCATCGTAGTCGGCGTCCACCGAGCAGTGCTAACGTCGGACTAGCTAGTCCTAACTTAGGAGCGCGTAATGGATGCACTGCTCGCCAAGGTGATCGAGCGCCACGGCGGCCTCGATCGCTGGAACACCGCGTCTACCCTCACCACCCGGCTCACCTACGGCGGCCCGTTCTGGGCGTTCAAGGGCCGCCCCGACTTCGACAGCACCGAACTGGTCGAGGCCGACCTGCACCGGCAACGGATCCGCCACGTCCAGGAGGGCACCGGCCAGGTCACCGAGTACGACAGCGACACCGACCGGGTCACCGTCACCGCGGCCGACGGCAGCCTGATCGACGAGCTGACGAATCCCCGGGCCAGCTTTGCCGGCTACACCGGGGAGAGCCAGTGGACGCTCGCCCAGGCGGCCTACTTCCGTGGCTACGCCACCTGGCACTACCTCGTCGAGCCGTTCCTGTTCACCTGGCCGGGCGTCGAGGCGCACGAGGTCGAGCCGTGGACGGAGGACGGCGAGTCGTGGCGCGTCCTGCGCGTCACGTTCCCCGAGAGCCTGCACACCCACACCGACACCCAGCTGTACCACTTCGACGACGGCGGGCTGCTCCGGCGCATGGACTACCAGCCGGCGGTCAACGGCTCCTCCCGGGTCGCGCACTACGTCAGCGGGTCCACCGAGGTCGACGGGCTGATCGTGCCGACGCGCCGCCGGATCCACCTCCGCCAGGATGACCGCACCCCGGACCTCTCCTGGACGCCGATCACCCTGGACCTGGCTGACATCCGGATCCGCTGAGGCCCGGTGGTGTCGCAGCGGACCCGGCGTCACGTCGCCGACCGGGCGCCCCGGCCTTCAGGTCGAGGCGTCCGTCCGGCGCCGGCTCCGCTCAGCCCGCCGCCGCACCTGCTGGTACGCGCCGGTCAGCCCCATCGCCCGGCGTACCTCGAGCACCGTCTGGCGTACCTCCTGACGGGTCCGTTCCGTACCCTCGACGATCAGTCGGTCGACCAGGCCCCGGTCGGCTTCGATCTCGGCCCGGCGCTGCCGGATCGGCGCCAGGAACCCCTCCAGCGCGACGACCAGCCGTTCCTTGACCTCCACGTCGCCCACCCGCCCAGCCCGGTAACGCCGGGCCAGGTCGGCCACCTCGTCGCGGTCCGGATTGAAAACCTCGTGGTACGCGAACACCGGATTGCCCTCCACCGTGCCCGGCACGTCGGCTCGCACCCGGTTCGGGTCGGTGTACATGCCGAGCACCTTGCGACGCACAGTCGCCGCGTCGTCGGAGAGCGCGATCGAGTTGCCCCGGCTCTTGCTCATCTTGGCGGCGCCGTCGGTCCCCACCAGGCT belongs to Micromonospora ureilytica and includes:
- a CDS encoding RNA polymerase sigma factor; the protein is MPGEEVAVGSSVEAVFREERGRLLASLVRRFGDLDLAEEVASEAIEAALTHWPTDGVPSRPGAWLLTTARRRAVDRLRRDRVLATRLAVLRAEAERADHAPPADADRDLPDDRLALFFTCAHPALAAQDRGALTLRFLAGLTTAEVARAFLVPTATMAQRLVRAKRKIRDARIPFRVPGPDELPGRLPTVLQAVYSVFTEGYAASSGPDLQRIDLAEEAIRLGRILRRLLPAEREVAGLLGLMLLVHARRDARTGPDGTMILLDDQDRGRWDRQMIEEGCGLVVVSLTGRAPGPYGLQAAIAALHDEAADVASTDWPQVVALYDVLLGLVPSPIVALNRAAAVAMRDGPEAGLALLDGLADDPRLRGHHPYPAARADLLRRLGRYDEAAAAYRSALTLVGTEPERAYLLEQLKTVTGE
- a CDS encoding WxL protein peptidoglycan domain-containing protein, producing the protein MQPSVTRWKTTTAARLRATELSLLAVVAAVGVGAGPALAADGNVAWTVRTASNGYGEARSSYSYNVNPGGAVEDAMVVANRGPAPLTLSVYAADGFTTDAGQLDLLTKDKKSVAIGAWVKPNAGSVVIQPGKTAPVPFKVSVPENATPGDYVGGILTTLTQADQAEGINVDRRLGIRIKLRVGGELKPNLAIENLHVTYAGPTNPFSKGDATITYKVHNVGNAALSGKQAVTVSGPFGLLRVRAEDVAAPPELLPGESWNVTVPVRGVAPAISLAAIATVTPLLTDASGSTTSLKPVQVTAHGWALPWMLVLVIVVLIAVLVGAYLYRRRNRAQSKAREDARVRDAVEQALRGPEPQTS
- a CDS encoding YciI family protein, whose amino-acid sequence is MLLFMSPMVDGEVVDNGCSFEDWVRYDREMKDAGVWVSGHPLQDLTTCTTVQVGPGGERTITDGPFAETRELLGGYDVIDVPDLDAALEWAARSPGAIGTGSVQVRPIFEIDVQV
- a CDS encoding NADP-dependent oxidoreductase → MVDGDVPERMQAAALDEFGGPEVITLRKLPIPQVADDEVLIKVLSAGVGVWDAYERQGVLVPEGSALPIVPGSDGAGTVIAAGSKVTSLKVGDLVYVSATARPKGGFYAEYASVKAEYAAKVPDGVPAEHAGAMPTDALTALAGLDAISLSAGAWLLIFGASGGQGHLAVQLAKRQGLNVIAVASGADGVALVTRLGADVSLDGHGDMTDVLATIRDAAPGGVNAILAMAGGGTLDRLTEALADGGVVAYAHGVQPEPQERPGVTVRAYDGESNPRQLQRLNELIEAGPFVVHVAEKFPLGKVRDAHKRLQTSYAGKLLLTVA
- a CDS encoding winged helix-turn-helix transcriptional regulator produces the protein MTQRTYQDACGAARTMDIVGERWALLVVRELVFGPKRFGDLRAGLPKASQNVLSQRLRELEQSGIVRRVQLGPPASVHAYELTERGRQLEPTLIELSRWGAGLPAEPDVEMSTDAFMLLLKALYRPPTDAPVTARLRLQVGADAFEVGVSPSGISVVRGRSGQVDVTVTGTVRALRDLMFGGTPLRSAVSTGKIEVHGDSTAAERFFLLFGAAPGAARSQKT
- a CDS encoding HAD family hydrolase; the encoded protein is MSLPLPPGPFAAYLFDCDGTIVDSMPLHYLAWQQALQEWGCEFPEDLFYAWGGRPTADIIVALNEQQGLAMPVATVVERRESYYQELLPQLAAVPEVLAHIHDAHRRVPFAVVSGSTRASVTASLDALGLLDRFDVLVCADDYTRAKPDPQAFLLAAEQLGVTPESCLVFEDTDLGIQAATAAGMASVRVPQQRTP
- a CDS encoding YoaK family protein; this encodes MHAPSTRATAWLLVALAAASGCIDVICLTKLNGYFASVITGNLVHFGHALATADTRSLAGAVVAVGGYAVGVAGATVPLRHTPPGWNRRTAVVTSVEAVLLLGFTVGWLACSARPGYGFGLVLLAMAAVSSGIQSVITVAAGVRGASTTYLTGSLTELVRRRVVDPHRFADVGGVGRLAGLVVGAVLGTVVLRTAPTWASVPAAVLVVAVIAIAIGLTHRAGTAAGRSQPS